From the genome of Benincasa hispida cultivar B227 unplaced genomic scaffold, ASM972705v1 Contig650, whole genome shotgun sequence:
TATGCATTAAATTTGatcacgatcttatagattatgcattgaaaaccctaaattgaatacaaacaaagattGAAGATGCAAGGGCCAACATCaatcaaaattaggtgtcttattaagagaaattcttaaaccctaagaaattgtggtGGATACGTATGGAAAGAACACCTTGAGCCAAAGTAAGGTAAGCTTGCGTTGATGAGGGGAGAAGTAaccacttggccatgcagccaagtaggtggtgtcaacaccataggaggtttggatgcttataaatagagcctttgggatttcataaatcacaaatcataaaatttgtAAAGAGAAGGGGAGAGTAGAGTGCACTGGACAGTGAGGGTGGAGGAGAATGCATCAAATTGAAACGAGaagatctcccaatctactcaatcgtttgatgtaattctaaagccatctgaaagataagagagtctagttttcgtGGTCAGGCTgccagagaagaagctctaaggaattggTCTAGAGAATGAGAAAAAcacagaggggtcgagctatcgggtaagttgggtcagtcttgatgtttggatGATTCCGGCTAAACCATGAAGAATTATGAGCTAAAATTTTATGGTAATCTTCTTAGAaagaagtatctcaaaataaagtttagaactatgagtaatctaagctgtaagctggatctggattctaggggtaaaaaaggagcccgaggtagaaaagggaactattagaaaggctcCTAAGCAATTAAGGTGAGTGTTATATAGGTTTAATAATTAACatatagtgtgagtgttatagctttgataattaacacatagtgtgagtgttatagctttgataattcaCACAGATTGTGATAGCGCTGCCTTAAcaaaaaggtgcttggcgggaaaagTTGGTCGGCTTGTCGGGGGGAAATAATGTCGGCTTCGGCGACGGAAAATAATATCAGTACGACCAGTGGGAAAATTTGGTTTTTAAGTACCTAAGCATGGATAGCGGGATAAATTAAAATGGTCGATAAATCtgtgtgcacattggcgggaataGTGGAGGGTCATAGGTAAGGTTTCCATAGATGATTGTTTAGTTTTTGTATTGATTATGATATGGCATGCCTACGTGTGTAGCTTTTGGGATTTAAAGGTTACTGGTTGCCATGATTCATATCTTTGAACTGTGCATGAGTTATACATACAAGAGTTggcatgtgattgatttcccaaaatgATTGATCTTTCCAAAGTGAATTTCATCCTAAAAAGAAcgccactcactgggcttagtagccacactcttcaaaatgttttcttaatctcccCCCGCCCCCCCCCCCAAGTAGTGGAAGATGAGNNNNNNNNNNNNNNNNNNNNNNNNNNNNNNNNNNNNNNNNNNNNNNNNNNNNNNNNNNNNNNNNNNNNNNNNNNNNNNNNNNNNNNNNNNNNNNNNNNNNNNNNNNNNNNNNNNNNNNNNNNNNNNNNNNNNNNNNNNNNNNNNNNNNNNNNNNNNNNNNNNGATGAGAAGTTTCAGGgtgttgctaaggtcaaggtctgccacgtgccccAATTACACTTCCGAAGGGTTTTtatggttgtcgttgtaaactttgttgttaagtccttaagttgtataaacgtttaTCACTGTCGTAATAAAACATGGGCCTACTTAACCTGTTATAGTTTATCTCCTTAACTTAATCATTCCGTtgtgtataagttatagtatggtattagagttattccacaagaatcattaggcagtaagtgtcagctcaaaggttgataactgttgcaaTCACATCCCTCTCTcaggctaagaaggtggtctgggggcGGGGGTGTGATAGATATAGTCGATAACCGGCTCCCATTTTCATTGTTTGGCGttcgtcagctccatcatgctgacGGTGCATCTAGTACTGTAGAAGCGattcaagaattctctttcaagttgttcccaactgtcaatcaccTCAGGCTCTAAGTCCATGTACCAATCAAAAGTGTTTCCTTTGAGGGTTCTGACGAACTGCTTGACCAGTAGATCTCCCTTTGTTCCCGCATTCTCGCATGTTTCCACGAAGTGGGCGATGTGTTACTTTGGGTTGCCCTTTTTGTCGAATTGCTGGAACTTTGGGGGTTGATATCTTGCAAGCATTCTCAAATTATCAATCCTCTGGGTGTTCGGCTTGGAATACATGAAGGAAGTTTAAGTCGGCCCTCCATATTGAGCTCTTATGGTGGTCATGATCATGTCTTGCATTTGTTGGGCCGACAGAGAGGCCATCGAGGCTGACTGTTGCAGTTGGTTTTCCTACAGCACGATCTTCCCCTTGTCAGTTGCTTTGACCGTGGGTGCTTAGCTTGAATCAGCAGCCTCTCGAGACTGCATTTGTTCTTTTAGGACAGCGATCTCATGGTCTCGCTCCTCGATAACTTTCATCAAAAAGTtaatcttcctttccatttctGCGATAGCCGCTTCCGTCGTCACGTCTGCCATCATAACAAAAATCACATATAGTGGTGAATCTCTTTTCGGCttgctggaggtggaagtagaGTTGTCAAACAGGGGTTTTCCATCATTTTCCTCAAGATGTTGTGGGCAATGAGGGAGCTCTGCTCTTACTCCTACGTGACTTCTTTTGAGCGGTTGCGAGTCACAGGTCCCATGTACGAGCCGTTTATGGAGGAAGCTTTGGATGCCATCTTCTTAGGTGCCATTTTCCTTGTTTGGATGCTGAGAGAGAGATGCGAGGTAGAGGTGTCCCACCggacgtgccaatttgttcgcaaGAGGTTTCTGgagaaacgtatttcgtggagttgaacttgagttgatgttgatgttgaaattgatttgatgcaatgtggttcgatctctaatactcgatcctctgattctctctcaattgggtgaatgtgcttgacttgaagaagaaaagcactgAATGTTCTTgaaatagaagtcttggaagagtctttgtatcttcaagggtcttctgacttctaggagtgcagctttaGGATTCTTAGGAGTCTTCtacttgttgatgaattctttctaggctctctgaatgtagaaaatgtttatacctTCAAAGGACTTCGGTCTTTAGAaggcttgtatcttcaaaggacttcagtcttcagaatgcttgcatcttcaaaggacttcagccttcagaatgcttgtatcctcaaaggacttcagtctttagGCGTGGTCAActtcaggagtcaaggagtcttccTGATTTGTAGAGAATTTCGTGTAAGCTCTCTAGAGTGTTAGATATGCTTGACCTCTCCAAATGGGAGAGCTTCTCTATATTAGAATTCACATATGGGGCTTTGGTTGATCCATAGGTCTGCCTTCGGCCTAATTTAGTTGGACTTGGGTTTGGTTGGATCCATGGGGTCTGACCTTggcccaattaattggattttaggcttatttgacatttgggtcaaattcaacctatttttgggctaGTTGACTTTGAACCAAATAATAATACAAATTGGGTCAaataatcttatctgattcaacgaTCATGATAAAAACCACTGGGCGTCATCGAAATTTCTTCAAACTTCAATTCAGAACAAATGTCAACTCCattgagcccaaatttaatgacTTTGGAATTTCCGTCATTAATTGTAAATGagtggcaacttgtgattggccaaaatttctcattcaacagagTCTAACACAATTGGACATAAAAGTTTATACTATCGATTTTGAGTTCAAAAGCACAATTTCTTCCACACACATtggtcataaaaaaaatatatatatatatatatatatatatatacacttataaaaacttatttaactttctatataaataaattatcctTGACAAACAATCACTTTACTTTGCTATAGAAACTTTCTAAGAAAAATGTCAatcatatgtttattaattagagcttctaaaaaaattatattcatacattttttagattttaaaaaagtttcatcgtatttctttcttcttttttttctttgattttcttaGACTCATTAAACAAAACttcagatttttatttttttcttaaaaaaaatagtgcactgaatattgaaaataaaaataactggGAAAACGAACAATAATAGAGTaaaagatttggaaggaaatcCATCATCATcagttttcttatattttttgtaatctgttctaatttgatatttaacatGATTTTGCTACTTCTtgttggttgttttttttttttttttttttttggggacaAAATTTGTTGTTTAATAACGGAATtagtatataaattatatttatatgaaaagtGAAAGTTtacaaatgaattaaaattaaaagctgatataaaattgaaataataatcatataaaaaaatgagtagagaaataattaaaatcattggTTGAGGTTGGTGCCACTGATCTTGTTGATAATCAAGGGAGCACAGTTCACTTAGCTTCCCGAATTTGCTCTCATAATACTCCACAAAGCCTCCAACCTaaagaggaaaataaatttacacacacacatatatcaatatttgaaactaaaataaagaatttaaagcaaagatatatatatatattatgctaTGGATTGACACGTACCAATAGGCCAAGCATTGGAAAGGAGCATACTTGTCGTAAATTTGTTTGACATCTTCGCGTACTGTCTTATTGTTGCAAAATTGTCTTCCATGTACcttgtaaaattgaaaataattaataataaatgaaataatgaaTAATGAATAGATGGAAGAAATTAAAACCTGTTTTAAGTGCCTTATAGTTTCAGTATCAATTGGAAGTTGACGGTAAAGTCCAAGGCACATGAGTACATTAGCTGTCGCAAAAGGTCCAAAGCCTTTGATTTTAGGGAaataattagggttttgaagatCGATTTTGCCGCTTTGAACGCATTTAGCAAAGTTAATGATGTAAGCAGCTCTGTAACCAAGACAATgcttcttcaacaattcaactCCCATTCTACAAACTTCTTCAGCATTTGGAAAATTCCCAATTTCTCCTTCTTTCTCCcctaatttcctttttctcttccttGTAATTTGCCTCCTCATTTTCGCTTGGAGCTCACACAGCTGTCCAGCCATTGCCAGTGTCCTTTTCCACCTACACAGTACATACGTTTACTTTCTAGTATATGTAATCCATCGATCATAATACGAAAAAGGATGTAGATTTTTCTAATTACGTGGTATTGCATAGAAGGATGGACTTAAGCGCATCTTCAAAAAGAGTGGGAGATCGAAAAAGGCGACCAAACCCCATCTGTTTAGCTCTCGGATGCAAGCTTTGAAATTTCCTCAACTCATCTTCATCTTTCTCGGTAAGCCTAAGCATCCGAACCACTTGATCctgcaaaaattaaattaaattagaatatagcatatattaattataaaaataaaatattaggaAATGAAAATACCAAAATAGCTTGTTGATCTTGGGGAGAGAGAGGAGTGGAAGAAGAATGGATTTGAATggtgagaagagaagaagaaggttggttAATAGAGACAAAAACAGAAGAATGAGAATCAGAGAGTCGAAGTGGACGTTGGAGAGTTTTAGAAGAAGGAATCCATTGGTTTGGTGGCATCATAAACTGCCCATGATTACAAACTGCTTTCTCAAGATCGAAATCACTCACTGAAACTCCCAAATTCAAATGAATCGTCTTCATGCCTTTCTTTTACAATCCATAACTCATCATCTCTACACTTATATGATTTTAAATCCTAACGGCTACATTACCATcactatttcaattttttaactttatatgCTATACTCCTAATATATTCCTTTCCTTTccgtctttctttctttcttcacaaattactttcattttttcaattttaactttcCTTTCTTACCGATAAATATATATGGCAGTCAATCAATCAATGTAAAACTTAATCACGTCAAACACAAATGTATTATTCTtctgaaaggaaaaataaaaaataataattattcagtttcattatttttcttttatatttatatatatataaaaaaaaaaaattagttactCTTCagctttatttattaaattataattttaactttcagagtttgttttcaattttaaaaagtgtttaattaTTGGTCTTCTAAGTGAAATTTtgtatctatttgatttttgacTTTTCATTTTATGTCATATATACAACTCTAacctattaattttttaaacgaAAAATTAAGGATATATCGCAtacaaattaattgaaaattaaaagaccAATTAAACAAGAATTTGAAAGTAAggttacacaaaaaaaaataatatttaagaacccaaacttataatttaggaaaaaataaTACTTTGGATTGATCGATTGGTATCTATTTGGTATCTAGAAtttcaaacattttatttttcagtatTTCGTAATTTACTCCCCAACAGAAGCTGTCAAGCAAAATTGACTGTAAAATTATATACTATTTTATTgagaaaagatttttttttccttttatttgtatttatgatttaattttgtACGTTGAAAGTAGAAATAGGTTTACAGGTAATGTTTTGTTTTAATGTGATATAAACTTCAATTGGCAAATAATGTTGCCCTTCATTTTGCATAAGTGATCATCATTATTATTGAAAAACACCATCATCCTCATTCTCCACAAACTTCATCCTCAAAGTCAAACT
Proteins encoded in this window:
- the LOC120069874 gene encoding uncharacterized protein LOC120069874 translates to MKTIHLNLGVSVSDFDLEKAVCNHGQFMMPPNQWIPSSKTLQRPLRLSDSHSSVFVSINQPSSSLLTIQIHSSSTPLSPQDQQAILDQVVRMLRLTEKDEDELRKFQSLHPRAKQMGFGRLFRSPTLFEDALKSILLCNTTWKRTLAMAGQLCELQAKMRRQITRKRKRKLGEKEGEIGNFPNAEEVCRMGVELLKKHCLGYRAAYIINFAKCVQSGKIDLQNPNYFPKIKGFGPFATANVLMCLGLYRQLPIDTETIRHLKQVHGRQFCNNKTVREDVKQIYDKYAPFQCLAYWLEALWSIMRANSGS